The following proteins are co-located in the Candidatus Planktophila lacus genome:
- the atpA gene encoding F0F1 ATP synthase subunit alpha, whose product MAELKIQPNEIRDALANFVKSYDPGAAARDEVGTVSQAGDGIARVEGLPSTMANELLQFENGTLGLALNLDVREIGVVILGSYAGIEEGTSVRGTGEILSVPVGDGFLGRVVDPLGRPIDGKGEIKPDARRALELQAPSVVERQPVKEPLATGIKAIDAMTAIGRGQRQLIIGDRQTGKTAVAVDTIINQRENWLTGDKKKQVKCIYVAIGQKGSTIASVKGALEEAGAMEYTTIVASPASDPAGFKYLAPYTGSAIGQHWMYKGEHVLIVFDDLSKQAEAYRSVSLLLRRPPGREAYPGDVFYLHSRLLERCAKLSDELGGGSMTGLPIIETKGNDVSAFIPTNVISITDGQCFLETDLFNAGVRPAINVGVSVSRVGGSAQTKAMKKIAGRLRLDLAQFRELEAFAAFGSDLDAASKAQLERGARMVELLKQGQYSPYSLERQIVSIWAGTSGELDSVAVADIRRFESELLDFIGRERKDIFTVISETKMLEDDTVAKMKTAVADFKKQFKSSAAGIVNDAPAEALDSEGAEAITKFVPPAVKK is encoded by the coding sequence ATGGCAGAGCTCAAGATCCAACCGAATGAAATTCGGGATGCCTTAGCGAATTTCGTTAAGTCATACGATCCAGGCGCCGCAGCTCGCGACGAAGTAGGAACAGTTAGCCAGGCAGGCGATGGAATCGCTCGCGTTGAGGGACTTCCTTCAACAATGGCAAACGAACTTCTACAGTTCGAGAACGGAACACTAGGTCTTGCACTTAACCTCGATGTGCGCGAGATCGGTGTTGTTATTCTCGGAAGTTACGCAGGAATTGAAGAAGGAACATCAGTACGCGGTACTGGTGAAATTCTTTCTGTACCAGTTGGTGATGGCTTCTTGGGTCGCGTTGTTGATCCACTTGGTCGCCCAATTGATGGCAAGGGTGAAATCAAACCTGACGCACGCCGTGCACTTGAACTACAGGCTCCCTCTGTAGTTGAGCGCCAGCCAGTTAAGGAACCACTTGCAACAGGTATTAAGGCGATCGATGCGATGACAGCGATTGGTCGCGGACAGCGCCAGTTGATCATCGGTGATCGTCAGACCGGAAAGACTGCAGTTGCGGTAGATACGATCATTAACCAGCGCGAAAACTGGCTAACTGGCGATAAGAAGAAGCAAGTTAAATGTATCTACGTTGCAATTGGTCAAAAGGGTTCAACGATCGCATCTGTTAAGGGCGCACTCGAAGAAGCTGGCGCAATGGAGTACACAACAATCGTCGCGTCCCCTGCATCAGACCCAGCGGGCTTCAAGTACCTCGCTCCTTACACCGGTTCTGCAATTGGTCAGCACTGGATGTACAAGGGCGAGCACGTTCTAATTGTTTTCGATGATTTATCAAAGCAAGCTGAGGCTTATCGTTCAGTCTCACTTCTACTTCGTCGTCCACCAGGCCGCGAAGCGTACCCAGGAGATGTTTTCTACTTACACTCACGTTTGCTAGAACGTTGCGCAAAGCTTTCTGATGAACTCGGTGGCGGTTCAATGACTGGCCTTCCAATCATTGAAACAAAGGGAAATGACGTTTCTGCGTTCATTCCTACCAACGTTATTTCTATTACAGATGGTCAGTGCTTCCTTGAAACAGATCTCTTCAACGCAGGCGTTCGCCCAGCGATCAACGTAGGTGTATCTGTTTCTCGCGTTGGTGGTTCTGCACAGACAAAGGCGATGAAGAAGATCGCTGGTCGTCTGCGTCTTGATCTCGCACAGTTCCGTGAACTCGAAGCCTTCGCTGCTTTCGGTTCTGACCTAGATGCGGCATCAAAGGCTCAACTCGAGCGCGGTGCACGTATGGTTGAACTTCTAAAGCAAGGTCAGTACTCACCTTATTCACTAGAGCGTCAGATTGTTTCAATCTGGGCCGGAACTTCAGGAGAACTTGATTCTGTTGCAGTTGCTGATATCCGTCGCTTTGAATCTGAACTTCTCGACTTCATCGGTCGCGAACGTAAAGATATCTTCACCGTAATTTCAGAGACCAAGATGCTCGAAGATGACACCGTTGCCAAGATGAAGACAGCAGTTGCTGACTTCAAGAAGCAATTCAAATCTTCTGCTGCAGGAATCGTTAACGATGCACCTGCTGAAGCACTTGATTCAGAAGGCGCTGAAGCGATCACAAAGTTTGTGCCACCGGCGGTGAAGAAGTAA
- the atpB gene encoding F0F1 ATP synthase subunit A — MLALVRSSAEGEGFVPPSTKDFELPPIFGDNPYTTKPIFLVLLSVVLISVFFIAASRKAAVVPSKLQFAGESVYAFVRNDLAKDVIGHEFLRFVPYLFTLFTFILVNNWFGIIPLLQFPTMSHVGFAYVLAAFTFFVFHYIGIKKHGVFKYLKDIMFMPGVPKAAYILITPLEILTFFLVRPLTLSLRLFANMFAGHLLLLVFILGGEHLAQGALALKLVSPFAFGIGIVLTFFEFMVQCLQAYIFTLLTALYIAGALADEH, encoded by the coding sequence GTGCTCGCGTTAGTTCGTTCAAGCGCTGAAGGCGAAGGCTTTGTCCCGCCAAGTACCAAAGACTTCGAACTTCCTCCCATTTTTGGCGATAACCCTTATACGACTAAACCGATTTTCTTAGTTCTACTCTCTGTAGTTTTGATCTCAGTCTTCTTTATCGCCGCATCACGTAAAGCGGCAGTCGTGCCTTCCAAGCTCCAGTTCGCCGGCGAAAGTGTTTACGCCTTTGTGCGAAATGACCTTGCAAAAGATGTAATCGGCCACGAATTCCTTCGCTTTGTTCCGTACCTATTTACACTCTTTACCTTTATCTTGGTCAATAACTGGTTCGGAATTATTCCGCTTCTCCAGTTCCCAACGATGTCGCACGTTGGCTTCGCATATGTCTTAGCTGCATTTACATTCTTCGTCTTCCACTACATCGGAATTAAAAAGCACGGCGTTTTCAAATACCTCAAGGACATCATGTTCATGCCTGGCGTTCCAAAGGCTGCATACATCTTGATTACCCCGCTTGAAATTCTTACCTTCTTCTTAGTTCGTCCATTGACGCTCTCACTGCGTCTCTTTGCAAATATGTTTGCGGGCCACTTACTGTTGCTCGTATTTATCTTGGGCGGAGAACACCTTGCCCAGGGTGCACTTGCTTTGAAGTTGGTTAGCCCGTTTGCCTTCGGTATCGGCATCGTGTTGACCTTCTTCGAGTTCATGGTTCAATGTCTTCAGGCGTACATCTTTACCCTGTTGACCGCTCTCTACATCGCCGGCGCCCTTGCCGACGAGCACTAA
- a CDS encoding glycosyltransferase family 4 protein, whose protein sequence is MREYLVTLLLAAALCYIITPFVRKWALHFGAVAQIRKRDIHVIPTPRWGGLAMWLSMSATFLIVGNLELVGKSFGNDAQGIFLAGTFLVLLGMADDRFELDAITKLAGQALAAGILLLYGIQILWLPINGVTMLPPSVGQLLTVLIVLVTINAVNFIDGLDGLAAGIVAIAGSAFFAFAYLLAVVYGFNRAGAPSLITAIAIGVCLGFLPHNSHPARIFMGDSGSMFLGLMLAASAITLTGQVDPNAISEEKLGPALLPLLLPFAVLAIPLADLTLAIFRRIRAGKSPFSSDKEHLHHRIMRAGNTQIRTAAIMYLWTATIAFPVTVSAFAPLWVAAIFAGAMLAFTIFFSRGKSKSLRITESVSHV, encoded by the coding sequence ATGCGTGAATATCTCGTAACGCTCTTACTTGCAGCAGCGCTCTGTTACATCATCACTCCCTTTGTAAGAAAATGGGCTTTGCACTTTGGCGCAGTGGCACAGATTCGAAAGCGCGATATTCACGTCATTCCGACTCCACGTTGGGGAGGGCTTGCGATGTGGCTTTCGATGTCAGCTACCTTCTTAATTGTCGGAAATTTAGAACTCGTTGGAAAATCTTTCGGTAATGATGCGCAAGGAATTTTCTTAGCCGGAACCTTCTTGGTTCTACTGGGAATGGCAGATGATCGATTTGAACTAGATGCGATTACCAAGTTGGCAGGCCAAGCACTTGCTGCCGGAATCTTGTTGTTATACGGAATTCAAATCTTATGGTTGCCGATAAATGGCGTAACCATGTTGCCACCGAGCGTTGGCCAATTGCTTACCGTGCTTATAGTTCTCGTAACAATCAACGCCGTTAACTTTATCGATGGCCTAGATGGCTTAGCCGCTGGAATAGTTGCAATTGCGGGCTCTGCCTTCTTCGCCTTCGCATATTTATTGGCAGTTGTTTACGGCTTTAACCGCGCAGGTGCACCATCGCTTATTACCGCGATCGCAATCGGTGTTTGCTTAGGTTTCCTGCCACACAACTCGCATCCCGCCCGCATCTTTATGGGGGATTCGGGGTCAATGTTCCTTGGCTTAATGCTGGCAGCCTCTGCAATCACTTTAACTGGCCAGGTAGATCCAAATGCAATTAGCGAAGAGAAACTTGGGCCTGCCCTATTGCCGCTACTTCTTCCTTTTGCAGTTCTTGCAATTCCACTTGCTGATTTAACTCTGGCGATCTTTCGCCGTATTCGCGCCGGCAAATCTCCGTTTTCATCCGATAAAGAACATCTACATCACCGCATTATGCGCGCTGGCAATACGCAAATCCGCACGGCTGCGATTATGTATTTGTGGACCGCAACGATTGCCTTTCCTGTCACCGTTTCAGCATTTGCTCCACTTTGGGTGGCGGCGATATTTGCAGGGGCTATGTTGGCGTTCACGATCTTCTTTAGCCGCGGTAAATCTAAGTCGTTACGAATTACAGAAAGTGTGAGCCATGTCTGA
- a CDS encoding F0F1 ATP synthase subunit gamma codes for MGAQLRIYRRRMRSVKATKKITKAMELISASRIVKAQQRVAASTPYANELTRAVSAVASFSSTNHPLTTPSENPKRAAILIISADRGMAGAYSNNAIKEGEQLAAMIRERGLEVSNYLVGRKAVNYYKFRNRDIAGSWSGFSDNPTYENAKEVAEALIAAFIADAQTDNAGVDEIHIIFTEFKSMLTQNAMAKRMLPLEVIESDTPAPSGLLPMYEFEPNAGEVLNALLPRYIEARIFNAMLQSAASEHAARRRAMKSATDNADDLIKSLTRLANAARQAEITQEISEIVGGADALASASAGSE; via the coding sequence ATGGGCGCTCAACTACGCATATATCGCCGACGGATGAGATCCGTTAAGGCGACTAAGAAAATTACGAAGGCTATGGAGTTAATCTCTGCCTCTCGTATTGTCAAAGCACAGCAACGCGTTGCTGCTTCGACTCCATATGCAAATGAGTTGACCCGTGCCGTATCCGCTGTTGCTAGCTTCTCTTCAACAAACCACCCATTGACTACACCTTCTGAAAACCCAAAGCGCGCAGCGATTTTAATTATCTCTGCCGACCGCGGTATGGCTGGTGCTTATTCAAATAACGCGATCAAGGAAGGCGAACAACTCGCCGCCATGATCCGTGAACGTGGTCTTGAAGTTTCTAACTATCTTGTAGGTCGCAAGGCGGTTAACTATTACAAGTTCCGCAACCGCGATATCGCAGGTTCTTGGTCAGGTTTTTCAGATAACCCAACATATGAGAACGCTAAAGAAGTTGCCGAAGCTTTGATTGCTGCATTCATTGCAGATGCTCAAACCGATAACGCTGGCGTGGATGAAATCCATATCATCTTTACCGAGTTCAAATCAATGTTGACTCAAAATGCAATGGCCAAGCGCATGTTGCCACTGGAAGTTATTGAGAGCGATACACCAGCACCATCTGGCTTGCTTCCAATGTACGAGTTCGAACCAAATGCAGGTGAAGTACTTAACGCACTTCTTCCTCGCTATATCGAAGCCCGAATCTTCAACGCGATGTTGCAATCAGCTGCTTCCGAGCATGCTGCTCGCCGTCGCGCTATGAAGTCAGCGACTGACAACGCTGATGATTTAATCAAGTCGCTAACCCGACTTGCGAACGCGGCTCGTCAGGCCGAAATTACCCAAGAAATCAGTGAAATTGTGGGCGGCGCAGACGCGTTAGCCTCAGCTAGTGCAGGGAGTGAATGA
- a CDS encoding AtpZ/AtpI family protein — translation MSNSSQNKRDENAMWTIFGYLLSGLLFWGGVGYAADKWFDTSYLTLAGLLVGMGGAIYLVWLRFGRE, via the coding sequence GTGAGTAACAGCAGTCAGAACAAGCGCGATGAAAACGCAATGTGGACCATCTTCGGTTACCTCCTTTCTGGACTACTTTTCTGGGGCGGGGTTGGCTATGCCGCAGATAAGTGGTTCGACACCAGTTACCTAACCTTGGCCGGTCTGCTCGTGGGTATGGGCGGGGCCATTTATTTGGTCTGGCTACGATTCGGCCGCGAATAA
- a CDS encoding L-threonylcarbamoyladenylate synthase → MATIDINSGAISEHLASAAAALKDGYVIVAPLENSYALVADAFFHDAVRALHVLRGDELGVSAQVMIGSSAAVDGIAREISEPVRKLIDNFWPGQLSINLKPQRGLNWDLGDGQQLDSFSVRVPSADFILQLAKAHGPLAVASAAPAGNSPITDPFDLTFTELEVAAIFSVGSITQGPATTVVAGDSKPARIVRVGAISAEQITAIAPDISAP, encoded by the coding sequence ATGGCAACCATTGACATCAATTCGGGTGCGATAAGTGAGCACTTAGCCAGCGCGGCAGCGGCCCTTAAAGATGGTTATGTAATCGTGGCGCCACTTGAGAATTCATATGCACTTGTCGCTGATGCCTTCTTTCACGATGCGGTGCGCGCGCTGCATGTACTTCGTGGAGATGAACTTGGTGTATCTGCGCAAGTAATGATCGGTTCAAGCGCAGCGGTAGATGGCATTGCCCGTGAAATTAGCGAACCAGTAAGAAAATTGATTGATAATTTCTGGCCAGGACAGTTATCAATAAATTTAAAACCACAGCGCGGACTCAATTGGGATTTAGGTGATGGCCAACAATTAGATTCATTTAGTGTGCGAGTGCCAAGTGCGGATTTCATTTTGCAATTAGCCAAAGCGCACGGACCACTCGCGGTCGCCTCTGCAGCGCCTGCAGGTAATTCTCCAATTACCGATCCATTTGATTTAACATTTACCGAACTTGAAGTGGCAGCAATCTTTTCAGTTGGGTCAATCACCCAAGGACCGGCCACCACAGTTGTCGCGGGCGATAGCAAGCCAGCCCGTATCGTGCGCGTTGGGGCGATCTCGGCTGAGCAAATCACAGCGATCGCACCCGACATTTCTGCGCCATAA
- the atpE gene encoding ATP synthase F0 subunit C produces the protein MEGTLNLVGFGLAAIGPGIATGLIFAAYINGVARQPEARSVLQPIAFLGFALAEALALFGLVLAFVL, from the coding sequence ATGGAAGGCACACTCAACCTGGTCGGTTTTGGCCTCGCAGCAATCGGTCCTGGTATTGCAACCGGACTTATCTTCGCCGCATATATCAACGGCGTTGCACGTCAGCCTGAAGCACGTAGCGTTCTACAGCCAATCGCGTTCCTTGGATTCGCGCTCGCTGAAGCTCTCGCACTCTTCGGTCTCGTTCTAGCTTTCGTTCTCTAA
- a CDS encoding F0F1 ATP synthase subunit B, producing MNKFYFAAEGETLNPLIPHTSEIIVGAVAFTLLFLVLRSKVVPMFEKAFTARTEAIQGGMERAEKAQLEAQRALSQYNEQLSKAREEAQTLREEARVQGVSIVEELRAKAQEEAARITSAAHASIEAERQQAITSLRNEVGALAVELASKIVGESLDDQARQSRIVDRFLDDLEKSK from the coding sequence ATGAATAAATTCTATTTTGCCGCCGAGGGAGAGACGCTAAACCCTTTGATTCCGCATACATCGGAAATCATCGTTGGTGCGGTTGCGTTCACACTTCTCTTCCTTGTTCTGCGCAGCAAAGTGGTGCCAATGTTCGAAAAGGCATTCACTGCACGCACTGAGGCGATTCAAGGTGGAATGGAGCGCGCCGAAAAGGCGCAGCTCGAAGCGCAACGCGCGCTTTCCCAATACAACGAGCAGCTTTCAAAGGCGCGCGAAGAAGCACAAACTCTTCGTGAAGAAGCTCGCGTACAGGGCGTATCTATCGTTGAAGAACTTCGTGCGAAAGCACAAGAAGAAGCAGCACGAATTACTTCTGCTGCACACGCATCCATTGAGGCAGAGCGCCAACAAGCAATCACATCACTTCGCAACGAAGTCGGTGCGCTTGCAGTTGAACTCGCTTCAAAGATTGTCGGGGAATCTTTAGATGACCAGGCTCGTCAATCACGGATCGTTGACCGTTTCTTGGATGATCTAGAGAAGAGCAAGTAA
- the glyA gene encoding serine hydroxymethyltransferase, translating to MSAETFYGPDFALLSKQDPDIAAVLLSELKRQQTNLQLIASENFTSRAVLAALGSTLSNKYAEGYPGKRYYGGCEEVDKAEVIAIDRAKSLFGAEHANVQPHSGASANVAVYQAFTKPGDTVLAMSLAHGGHLTHGSPVNFSGKWFNVESYGVRQDNELIDYDELRDIAIRTKPKMICSGATAYPSLVDFEKIRAICDEVGAIMWVDAAHFIGLVAGKAIPSPVPYADVVSFTTHKVLRGPRGGMILTKAEHAAAIDKAVFPGMQGGPIMSAVAGKAIALAECATPAYQKYAKDVIVNAQALAAALEKEGMRAVSGGTQTHLALMDIRSTGVTGKVADERCGLAGIVMNKNSIPFDPEKPGITSGIRVGTPATTTQGMGVAEMQQIAAFIARAIKTDDEKAHAAIKSEVHALTARFPIYTA from the coding sequence ATGAGCGCAGAGACTTTCTATGGCCCGGATTTTGCACTGCTTAGCAAGCAGGATCCAGATATTGCAGCAGTTCTACTTTCCGAGCTAAAGCGTCAGCAGACCAATCTGCAGTTAATCGCATCTGAAAACTTCACATCTCGCGCAGTATTAGCGGCCCTTGGTTCAACCCTCTCCAATAAATATGCAGAAGGTTATCCAGGCAAGCGTTACTACGGCGGCTGCGAAGAAGTCGATAAAGCCGAAGTAATTGCGATCGATCGCGCTAAATCTTTATTCGGTGCAGAACATGCCAACGTACAACCACACTCAGGAGCCAGCGCAAACGTCGCGGTCTATCAAGCATTTACCAAGCCAGGCGATACCGTCCTTGCGATGTCACTTGCTCATGGTGGCCACTTAACACATGGTTCACCTGTTAACTTCTCTGGAAAGTGGTTTAACGTCGAGTCATACGGTGTGCGCCAAGATAACGAGTTAATTGATTACGACGAGCTGCGCGATATCGCGATCCGCACTAAGCCAAAGATGATCTGTTCTGGCGCAACCGCTTACCCATCACTAGTCGACTTTGAAAAGATTCGCGCAATCTGCGATGAAGTCGGAGCGATCATGTGGGTCGATGCGGCGCACTTCATCGGACTAGTTGCCGGTAAGGCAATTCCATCACCAGTTCCTTATGCAGATGTTGTCTCATTTACAACTCATAAAGTTCTGCGCGGACCTCGCGGCGGAATGATCTTGACTAAGGCCGAGCATGCGGCAGCGATTGATAAAGCGGTATTTCCAGGTATGCAGGGTGGACCAATCATGTCGGCGGTTGCTGGCAAAGCGATTGCGCTCGCCGAATGTGCCACACCTGCCTATCAAAAGTATGCCAAGGATGTAATTGTTAACGCCCAGGCACTTGCAGCAGCTCTTGAAAAAGAGGGAATGCGCGCTGTCTCTGGCGGAACCCAAACCCACTTAGCGCTGATGGATATTCGCAGCACTGGCGTAACAGGAAAAGTTGCAGATGAGCGTTGCGGTTTAGCTGGAATTGTTATGAATAAGAATTCAATTCCTTTCGATCCAGAAAAGCCAGGTATCACAAGCGGTATTCGCGTTGGAACTCCTGCGACAACAACTCAAGGAATGGGCGTTGCAGAGATGCAGCAGATCGCAGCCTTTATCGCGCGCGCCATTAAGACTGATGATGAGAAGGCACATGCGGCAATCAAATCTGAAGTACACGCACTTACTGCGCGTTTTCCGATCTACACCGCATAA
- a CDS encoding F0F1 ATP synthase subunit delta: MRIHLGGSSRQSLVAARAALDVAVKGASAASASELSSHLFAAADLFADNTSVRRAITDPARDKAAKAALVKDLFTKSTGTLAVSLLSELSGLRWSATKDLVYATEQLAIEAEASAANIAGELDRVEDEFFETSRLVADNFELRKALVSVGSTEAKSALIAEVLGKKASASTIKIASALVASLRGRSIEAAFADYLFGLANRRNRLIAVVRTATALTDAQSKRLATVLEKNVGQPIRINVQIDPTILGGVSIKFADELVDGSVVNRLANAGRALVGQSA; encoded by the coding sequence ATGAGAATTCACCTCGGAGGCAGTAGCCGTCAGTCACTCGTGGCTGCACGTGCTGCACTCGATGTTGCAGTCAAGGGCGCAAGCGCGGCATCGGCTTCAGAGTTGTCTTCTCACCTCTTCGCAGCAGCAGATCTCTTTGCCGATAACACTTCTGTGCGTCGCGCAATTACAGATCCAGCACGCGATAAGGCAGCAAAGGCTGCACTTGTTAAAGATCTATTTACAAAATCAACCGGAACGCTCGCTGTATCACTTCTCAGCGAACTCTCTGGTCTTCGTTGGTCAGCAACTAAGGATCTGGTCTATGCAACAGAGCAGTTAGCAATTGAGGCAGAAGCATCTGCAGCAAATATTGCTGGCGAACTCGATCGCGTAGAAGATGAGTTCTTCGAAACTTCACGCCTGGTTGCCGATAATTTCGAGCTCCGCAAGGCGCTCGTAAGTGTTGGTTCAACTGAGGCCAAGTCAGCGTTAATCGCTGAAGTACTTGGCAAGAAGGCATCTGCCTCAACAATCAAGATCGCTAGCGCACTTGTTGCCTCCCTTCGCGGACGCAGCATCGAAGCAGCCTTCGCTGATTACCTCTTTGGTTTGGCAAATCGTCGCAACCGCTTAATCGCAGTTGTGCGTACAGCAACTGCTCTAACTGATGCACAGTCAAAGCGACTTGCAACAGTTCTTGAGAAGAACGTCGGTCAGCCAATCCGCATTAACGTACAAATCGACCCAACAATTCTGGGTGGAGTTTCAATCAAGTTCGCAGATGAGTTAGTCGATGGAAGCGTTGTAAACCGCCTGGCAAATGCTGGGCGTGCACTAGTTGGTCAGTCAGCGTAA